In the genome of Drosophila pseudoobscura strain MV-25-SWS-2005 chromosome 3, UCI_Dpse_MV25, whole genome shotgun sequence, one region contains:
- the Orcokinin gene encoding uncharacterized protein Orcokinin isoform X1, with amino-acid sequence MKFRRTRSLIDNMNLLVVLLVVTTVLNFIRAAPSVDLSNDELMDGKYLCEAGSKKYDGPFIVRLIATTNGQTVVCYECTQSDFKTKYNIKSCAERLAPGKVVSSHHREAVPYLIRMDPIYNKDSTWASKLKRNFDEIDKASASFSILNQLV; translated from the exons ATGAAGTTTCGTCGGACTAGGTCTTTAATTGATAATATGAATCTGCTCGTTGTGTTGTTGGTTGTAACAACGGTTTTAAACTTTATAAGAGCAGCCCCCAGCGTG GATCTAAGTAATGACGAATTGATGGATGGGAAATATCTCTGTGAAG CCGGATCAAAAAAATATGATGGACCTTTTATCGTAAG GTTAATCGCCACCACGAACGGACAAACGGTCGTCTGCTATGAGTGTACCCAGTCGGATTTTAAAACCAAGTACAACATTAAGTCTTGTGCGGAGCGATTAGCACCAGGGAAGGTAGTGAGTAGCCACCATAGGGAGGCAGTGCCATACCTTATTAGAATGGATCCCATCTATAACAAGGACAGCACCTGGGCCAGCAAACTCAAAAGGAACTTCGATGAAATTGACAAGGCTTCGGCCAGCTTCAGCATACTGAACCAACTTGTCTAG
- the Orcokinin gene encoding uncharacterized protein Orcokinin isoform X2, whose product MKFRRTRSLIDNMNLLVVLLVVTTVLNFIRAAPSVDLSNDELMDGKYLCEDRSTSKQFGNGNGENFRPISLISDDISTNSPFINEFYNSFLRSILLTKNKNIETLSDRMSRAMSKRNLDSIGGGHLIKRSDSSRLLSA is encoded by the exons ATGAAGTTTCGTCGGACTAGGTCTTTAATTGATAATATGAATCTGCTCGTTGTGTTGTTGGTTGTAACAACGGTTTTAAACTTTATAAGAGCAGCCCCCAGCGTG GATCTAAGTAATGACGAATTGATGGATGGGAAATATCTCTGTGAAG ATCGTTCAACATCAAAGCAATTTGGTAACGGGAACGGCGAAAATTTTCGTCCGATCAGCCTCATAAGCGATGACATTTCAACCAATTCACCTTTTATAAATGAATTTTACAACAGTTTCTTAAGAAGCATCTTGCTTACAAAAAATAAGAACATTGAAACTCTGTCTGACAGGATGTCGCGAGCAATGTCTAAGCGTAATTTAGATAGCATTGGTGGAGGACATCTAATCAAGAGGAGTGATAGTAGCAGGCTTCTAAGCGCCTAA
- the Stoml2 gene encoding stomatin-like protein 2, mitochondrial isoform X2, with translation MSRFLLSTRRLMPQQDFLLAGSWVTTQFRGKTSTPMNTVVMFVPQQEAWVVERMGRFHRILDPGLNVLVPIADKIKYVQSLKEIAIDVPKQSAITSDNVTLDIDGVLYLRIIDPYRASYGVEDPEFAITQLAQTTMRSELGKMSLDKVFRERESLNVSIVDSINKASEAWGIACLRYEIRDIRLPTRVHEAMQMQVEAERRKRAAILESEGVREAEINIAEGKRKSRILASEAERQEHINKASGEAAAIIAVADARARSLQAIAKSLAHIKHDT, from the exons atgtCCAGATTTCTCTTATCTACGCGAAGATTAATGCCCCAG CAAGATTTCCTGCTTGCCGGCTCATGGGTCACCACGCAGTTCCGCGGAAAGACATCGACTCCCATGAACACCGTTGTAATGTTCGTACCACAACAAGAG gCGTGGGTAGTGGAACGTATGGGTAGATTTCATAGAATTCTTGACCCCGGCCTCAATGTTTTGGTTCCAATCGCGGACAAAATCAAGTATGTGCAGAGCCTGAAGGAAATTGCGATAGATGTTCCGAAACAGAGTGCTATTACATCTGACAATGTCACTCTTGATATTGATGGAGTGCTTTACTTGCGGATCATTGATCCATACAGAG CGTCTTACGGTGTGGAAGATCCGGAGTTTGCTATAACACAACTCGCCCAAACCACAATGAGGTCCGAGCTGGGGAAAATGTCATTGGACAAGGTGTTTCGAGAAAGGGAATCACTAAACGTTAGCATTGTTGATTCCATCAACAAGGCAAGCGAAGCGTGGGGTATTGCTTGTCTGCGTTACGAAATTCGAGATATACGA CTACCAACAAGAGTCCATGaagcaatgcaaatgcaaGTCGAAGCggaaagaaggaaaagagCGGCTATATTGGAGTCGGAAGGCGTTCGTGAAGCCGAAATTAATATTGCTGAAGGCAAAAGAAAGTCGAGAATACTGGCATCCG AGGCTGAACGGCAGGAGCATATAAACAAAGCTAGCGGGGAAGCTGCTGCCATTATTGCCGTAGCAGATGCAAGAGCTCGTAGCCTGCAGGCCATAGCAAAGTCTCTGGCGCACATT AAACACGATACTTAA
- the Stoml2 gene encoding stomatin-like protein 2, mitochondrial isoform X1, whose product MSRFLLSTRRLMPQQDFLLAGSWVTTQFRGKTSTPMNTVVMFVPQQEAWVVERMGRFHRILDPGLNVLVPIADKIKYVQSLKEIAIDVPKQSAITSDNVTLDIDGVLYLRIIDPYRASYGVEDPEFAITQLAQTTMRSELGKMSLDKVFRERESLNVSIVDSINKASEAWGIACLRYEIRDIRLPTRVHEAMQMQVEAERRKRAAILESEGVREAEINIAEGKRKSRILASEAERQEHINKASGEAAAIIAVADARARSLQAIAKSLAHIDGKNAASLTLAEQYIGAFKQLAKTNNTMILPSNAADVNGFVAQALSVYNHVSSSNQSSIEHTAHVKNVASCLNTNNIEYNQMNDEKKSVKMNIE is encoded by the exons atgtCCAGATTTCTCTTATCTACGCGAAGATTAATGCCCCAG CAAGATTTCCTGCTTGCCGGCTCATGGGTCACCACGCAGTTCCGCGGAAAGACATCGACTCCCATGAACACCGTTGTAATGTTCGTACCACAACAAGAG gCGTGGGTAGTGGAACGTATGGGTAGATTTCATAGAATTCTTGACCCCGGCCTCAATGTTTTGGTTCCAATCGCGGACAAAATCAAGTATGTGCAGAGCCTGAAGGAAATTGCGATAGATGTTCCGAAACAGAGTGCTATTACATCTGACAATGTCACTCTTGATATTGATGGAGTGCTTTACTTGCGGATCATTGATCCATACAGAG CGTCTTACGGTGTGGAAGATCCGGAGTTTGCTATAACACAACTCGCCCAAACCACAATGAGGTCCGAGCTGGGGAAAATGTCATTGGACAAGGTGTTTCGAGAAAGGGAATCACTAAACGTTAGCATTGTTGATTCCATCAACAAGGCAAGCGAAGCGTGGGGTATTGCTTGTCTGCGTTACGAAATTCGAGATATACGA CTACCAACAAGAGTCCATGaagcaatgcaaatgcaaGTCGAAGCggaaagaaggaaaagagCGGCTATATTGGAGTCGGAAGGCGTTCGTGAAGCCGAAATTAATATTGCTGAAGGCAAAAGAAAGTCGAGAATACTGGCATCCG AGGCTGAACGGCAGGAGCATATAAACAAAGCTAGCGGGGAAGCTGCTGCCATTATTGCCGTAGCAGATGCAAGAGCTCGTAGCCTGCAGGCCATAGCAAAGTCTCTGGCGCACATT GATGGAAAGAATGCTGCTTCCCTCACTCTAGCCGAGCAATACATTGGAGCGTTTAAGCAACTGGCTAAAACAAATAATACTATGATATTGCCGTCTAACGCCGCAGATGTAAACGGATTTGTGGCGCAAGCCCTGTCAGTGTACAATCATGTTTCCAGCTCAAACCAGTCCAGCATCGAGCATACGGCACATGTCAAAAACGTTGCTTCTTGTCTCAATACCAATAATATTGAGTACAATCAGATGAATGATGAGAAAAAGAGTGTAaaaatgaatattgaataa
- the fzr2 gene encoding fizzy-related protein homolog, which yields MFQPEYEKRLLQGLGIPGASGREHSDLRCIPSRARNNWERNYHLTADPNPVIAEQLHNSPYACLLRNELLDSEVSSIDECKRSKNILLDTGDFTEKENIRVFGYGNYTPPNKTARHPFSRISEASRRLLCSPTSAVRRITRLPYKVLDAPELQDDFYLNALDWSSKDILGVGLGCSLYLWSAVDSQVTRLCDLSDEDNLITAVKWHSGGKELAVGTNHGSVAIWDVDREKQISSLSGHISRVTALDWRGNSLASGSRDRSILQRDIRTNTITSCLQGHSQEVCGLQWSPTWEYLASGGNDNRLLIWTAQSPEPLHKFTAHNAAVKALGWSPHKSGLLASGGGTADRCLRFWNVISGQMVQSVDTGSQISNLAWSRNSSELVTTHGFGQPQIVVWRYPSLKQVVNLSGHNRRVIYLAVSPDGKSIVTGGGDETLRFWNVFTERKQPQAPRSALNLFSNIR from the coding sequence ATGTTCCAACCGGAGTATGAAAAACGACTGCTTCAGGGATTGGGGATACCGGGAGCCAGTGGGCGAGAGCACTCGGACTTACGCTGCATTCCTTCACGCGCCAGGAATAACTGGGAACGAAACTATCATTTGACGGCTGATCCGAACCCGGTTATTGCGGAACAGTTACACAATTCCCCATATGCATGTCTGCTGCGAAATGAATTGCTGGACTCTGAAGTTTCCTCAATTGATGAATGCAAGCGCAGTAAAAACATTCTTTTGGATACGGGTGATTTCacagaaaaggaaaacataCGCGTTTTCGGATATGGAAATTACACTCCACCGAATAAGACCGCGCGTCACCCATTCTCAAGGATTAGCGAAGCCAGTCGTAGGCTACTTTGCAGTCCAACTAGTGCAGTCCGCCGGATAACTCGACTGCCGTATAAGGTTCTTGACGCCCCTGAGCTACAGGACGACTTTTATTTAAACGCCCTGGATTGGTCGTCGAAGGACATACTCGGTGTTGGCCTTGGATGTTCTCTTTATCTTTGGAGTGCAGTAGACTCCCAGGTAACACGCCTTTGTGACCTTAGCGACGAAGACAATTTGATAACAGCTGTGAAATGGCACAGCGGAGGAAAGGAGCTAGCTGTTGGCACAAATCATGGCTCCGTAGCCATTTGGGATGTCGACCGCGAGAAGCAGATTTCTAGTCTAAGCGGACATATATCCCGTGTTACCGCATTGGACTGGCGAGGTAACAGCTTGGCGAGCGGCTCCCGTGATCGCAGTATTTTGCAGCGAGATATCCGCACCAATACTATCACCAGCTGCTTGCAGGGGCACAGTCAGGAGGTTTGTGGCTTGCAATGGTCTCCGACTTGGGAGTATCTGGCTAGTGGAGGTAATGACAATCGTTTGCTGATATGGACGGCTCAAAGTCCTGAACCACTTCATAAGTTTACCGCTCATAATGCGGCCGTGAAGGCACTGGGCTGGTCTCCTCACAAGTCCGGACTCTTGGCTAGTGGCGGAGGTACCGCCGATCGTTGCCTTCGCTTCTGGAACGTCATTAGCGGTCAGATGGTACAATCTGTTGATACCGGATCACAGATCAGTAATTTGGCATGGTCGCGAAATTCATCTGAACTTGTTACCACTCATGGGTTCGGACAACCACAGATTGTGGTATGGCGCTATCCATCCCTGAAGCAAGTTGTTAACCTGTCGGGTCATAACCGCCGTGTGATATACCTAGCTGTAAGCCCAGACGGCAAGTCCATAGTAACGGGCGGCGGTGACGAGACTCTTCGCTTCTGGAATGTATTTACCGAACGAAAGCAGCCTCAGGCGCCACGATCAGCACTTAACCTTTTCTCCAACATACGATAA
- the LOC4803530 gene encoding cytochrome c oxidase assembly protein COX15 homolog, whose translation MLRMLQKRTSMVKLLVPRPRLNTTIAQTTIKEIPTIKQVSISKSEKTVGRWFLGVSGMVFVAVGLGGVTRLTESGLSMVTWKLTGERMPRSQEEWAQEFSKYQQYPEYKLKNASMTVEEFKFIYLMEYIHRMWGRAIGGFFLVPAAYFWKKGYFCPKTKNSVLLLGTLIGLQGLMGWYMVKSGLENRFEDQNDVPRVSQYRLASHLAAAFVLYALSLSQAMSKLFPSEPFVVKAKKAFNIKGLSHMTKGMVFLTAVSGAFVAGLDAGLVYNSFPKMGDSWIPDDMWQFKPIQRNITENPTTVQFNHRILGITTVSLATALWLVTRRMQLPKRANWAINAVFAMAWTQATLGVTTLLNYVPVPLATAHQSGSLVLLSFALWLSHEIRFLKYLPK comes from the exons ATGCTACGAATGCTGCAAAAAAGGACCAGTATGGTAAAGCTCTTGGTTCCCAGACCCCGGCTAAACACGACTATTGCGCAAACCACAATAAAG GAAATACCAACGATTAAACAGGTTAGCATTTCCAAAAGCGAGAAAACTGTGGGAAGATGGTTTCTAGGAGTCAGCGGAATGGTTTTTGTTGCGGTTGGCCTTG GTGGTGTAACGAGATTAACAGAGTCTGGCCTTTCTATGGTTACATGGAAGCTGACTGGAGAACGCATGCCAAGATCTCAAGAGGAATGGGCTCAAGAATTCAGCAAGTATCAACAATATCCGGAATATAAACT GAAAAATGCAAGCATGACTGTTGAAGAGTTCAAATTTATATACCTCATGGAGTACATACACAGAATGTGGGGTCGCGCCATTGGTGGATTTTTCCTTGTCCCAGCAGCATATTTCTGGAAAAAAGGTTATTTCTGTCCAAAAACCAAGAACAGtgttctgctgctggggaCTCTGATTGGTCTCCAAGGGTTAATGGGATGGTACATGGTTAAATCTGGATTGGAGAACAGATTCGAAGACCAGAATGATGTGCCGCGCGTCTCTCAATACAGATTGGCCTCCCACCTAGCGGCAGCATTTGTTTTGTATGCCCTTTCACTATCACAAGCAATGTCGAAGCTATTCCCCTCGGAGCCATTCGTGGTGAAAGCAAAGAAAGCATTTAATATCAAAGGACTGTCACACATGACAAAGGGAATGGTGTTTCTAACTGCCGTCTCCGGCGCTTTTGTGGCCGGACTTGACGCCGGATTAGTTTACAACTCATTCCCAAAAATGGGGGACAGCTGGATCCCTGATGACATGTGGCAGTTTAAGCCCATCCAAAGGAATATAACGGAAAATCCAACAACGGTTCAGTTTAACCACCGCATCCTGGGCATCACCACAGTTTCCCTAGCTACAGCCTTATGGCTAGTCACGAGGCGCATGCAGTTACCCAAGCGAGCAAATTGGGCAATCAACGCTGTGTTCGCCATGGCGTGGACACAAGCTACCCTGGGCGTTACGACACTATTGAACTACGTGCCAGTACCTTTAGCGACGGCTCATCAGTCTGGCTCGCTGGTCCTTCTTAGCTTTGCGCTTTGGTTATCACACGAGATCCGGTTCCTCAAGTATTTGCCCAAGTAA
- the LOC4803531 gene encoding uncharacterized protein C6orf136 homolog — protein MVLVKMMRNFGIFSMRKSNLISLWGSKEQAWASTMRLYSPCTGSYNYNWLKCEGSNIMQPKRSLHENSNVQTSAKEKKNVRKPEDLERAYEVLRTTLPKLFVEPLNYSIYSPNLIFQNNITGKHTVGLYHFVKQIAILRTVGHLKYAYVKFEVLKITKHPDDYTVRIRWRVRGISGLKVMFQFWKYKVWQLKEVLKDQEAWYDGFSICYLGESGLIEKHVVDKVMPDESRESVENASAITLPTESLAATASQKLSCQ, from the coding sequence ATGGTCCTTGTCAAAATGATGCGaaattttggaattttttcaATGAGAAAGAGTAATTTGATAAGCTTGTGGGGCTCCAAAGAACAGGCGTGGGCTTCCACAATGCGATTATACTCTCCTTGCACTGGATCATATAACTACAATTGGCTAAAATGTGAAGGTAGTAACATAATGCAACCGAAACGAAGTCTTCACGAAAACAGTAATGTACAAACATCCGCcaaagagaagaaaaatgtTCGAAAGCCTGAAGATCTGGAGCGAGCCTACGAAGTTCTGCGAACCACGCTTCCCAAACTCTTTGTTGAACCGCTGAACTATTCCATATACAGCCCAAACCTTATATTTCAGAACAATATTACCGGCAAGCACACAGTCGGTCTATACCACTTTGTTAAGCAAATTGCCATTCTTCGAACTGTGGGTCACCTAAAGTACGCCTACGTTAAGTTTGAGGTTCTTAAAATTACAAAGCATCCCGACGACTACACCGTGCGCATAAGGTGGCGCGTGAGGGGAATATCCGGCCTGAAGGTGATGTTCCAGTTCTGGAAATACAAGGTGTGGCAATTGAAGGAAGTACTGAAGGATCAGGAGGCATGGTATGATGGATTTTCCATATGCTACTTGGGAGAAAGCGGTCTAATAGAAAAACACGTTGTTGACAAAGTTATGCCGGATGAGAGTCGAGAGTCTGTTGAAAATGCCTCTGCAATCACCCTGCCAACCGAGTCCCTGGCAGCGACAGCATCCCAGAAACTAAGCTGTCAATAA
- the thoc5 gene encoding THO complex subunit 5 isoform X2: MEAILNTQFQELEDIIGEILKVKKSGQNSDTLRTAAALKFVALKHANREVKQKIKSGRDNLHLEKCKVDISRLQLQNLLYEVSHLKKDIVRCEKFQSGDSKFVLLSDTEYFTKLPGLEDSKVKPESEHYKHLQRLECELRLRKDLDKQKSSLKNSKKELQQENLKQHNRYVSFVPALRTLKSATKPLHDALQLSLDVEWKLSAVVKYLPKPLYILFINLQCLQRVSDEPSFNVEVVGYESEAQMQELTNLKQNPKARRDYSERDIELSGKPEENPLNKELSPHPLHIRITLGSAGSIQLVLIIRYFEQIKCATAWPQLSISNNTNHQGDTNFVQHLLRHLFPNDLGNEIPIPGIQYDNKDLTPEECIQYLESKDFGKAYCWLQSICSIPTVNSSMLYKHELNLNKSMRETIARITRRWNSWLNLSQQIRGLTNKDIDLYALKENVYPAALSCSLVQWTAITLEEFLAQNSDVLKISPDDKGITYNSYRAVIVRGSAKMECFIRIPSNYPLEMPLWILSVHWNGRRTSQNNAAIKMMEYWTNSLQPQQLEENYCILYAQLFRTIYSFDIFLETEGSMQATIEYTKEKPYISAFAKRCRLRPYKYIKKGSVHAFKQ, translated from the exons ATGGAGGCTATTTTAAATACGCAGTTTCAGGAGCTGGAAGATATCATCGGGGAAatattaaaagtaaaaaagaGC GGGCAGAACTCAGACACATTGCGAACTGCGGCGGCattgaaatttgttgcattaaAGCATGCAAATCGAGAAGTTAAACAGAAAATAAAGTCCGGACGGGATAACTTACACTTGGAAAAATGTAAAGTGGACATAAGTCGGTTGCAATTGCAAAATCTTCTGTACGAAGTGAGCCACTTGAAAAAGGACATCGTGCGTTGCGAGAAATTCCAGAGTGGTGACTCCAAGTTTGTCCTGCTCTCAGACACTGAGTATTTTACCAAGTTGCCGGGACTTGAAGATAGTAAAGTGAAACCAGAATCGGAGCACTACAAGCATTTGCAGCGCTTAGAGTGTGAACTGCGTTTAAGGAAAGACCTGGATAAACAGAAAAGCTCATTGAAGAACTCAAAAAAGGAGCTGCAACAAGAAAATCTTAAACAACATAATAGGTACGTTTCATTCGTGCCAGCTCTACGCACACTAAAGAGTGCTACGAAACCGCTGCATGATGCACTGCAGCTTTCTCTTGATGTTGAATGGAAGCTTAGTGCTGTGGTCAAATATCTGCCCAAGCCTCTTTATATATTATTCATCAACCTGCAATGCCTTCAACGTGTGAGCGATGAGCCATCATTCAATGTTGAAGTGGTAGGATATGAAAGTGAAGCTCAGATGCAGGAGTTGACAAACCTAAAGCAAAACCCAAAAGCAAGGCGCGACTACTCTGAAAGGGACATTGAATTGTCGGGAAAACCTGAGGAAAATCCTTTGAACAAAGAATTAAGTCCTCATCCTCTGCACATTCGCATCACG CTTGGCTCTGCTGGCTCGATTCAACTGGTGTTGATTATTCGCTATTTCGAACAAATTAAATGTGCGACAGCATGGCCCCAATTGAGCATTTCCAATAATACAAACCATCAAGG GGATACTAATTTCGTTCAGCATCTCCTTCGGCATTTGTTTCCAAACGATTTGGGTAATGAAATACCTATACCTGGCATTCAATACGAT AATAAGGATCTGACACCAGAGGAATGCATACAATATCTGGAGTCTAAGGACTTTGGTAAAGCATACTGTTGGTTACAAAGTATATGCTCTATACCAACAGTCAACAGCTCGATGTTGTATAAGCATGAGCTGAACTTGAATAAAAGCATGCGGGAGACCATAGCTCGCATTACACGGCGCTGGAACTCTTGGTTAAATCTAAGTCAGCAAATACGTGGTCTGACTAACAAGGACATCGATTTGTACGCACTAAAAGAAAATGTCTATCCTGCGGCCTTGTCTTGCAGCCTGGTGCAGTGGACGGCGATCACTCTCGAGGAATTCCTAGCCCAAAATTCAGACGTACTAAAAATTTCTCCGGATGATAAGGGCATAACATACAATTCCTATCGTGCTGTGATTGTTCGTGGCTCTGCCAAAATGGAGTGTTTCATTCGAATACCGAGTAATTATCCATTGGAAATGCCACTCTGGATATTGAGTGTGCATTGGAACGGTCGCCGTACATCGCAGAATAATGCAGCTATCAAG ATGATGGAGTACTGGACCAATTCATTGCAACCCCAACAGCTGGAAGAAAATTATTGTATTCTGTACGCTCAGCTTTTCCGAACTATTTATAGTTTTGACATCTTTCTGGAGACAGAAGGCTCAATGCAGGCGACTATAGAATACACCAAGGAAAAGCCTTATATAAGTGCATTTGCAAAACGATGCCGATTGCGTccatataaatacataaaaaagGGTTCCGTACACGCATTCAAACAATAA
- the thoc5 gene encoding THO complex subunit 5 isoform X1, which yields MEAILNTQFQELEDIIGEILKVKKSGQNSDTLRTAAALKFVALKHANREVKQKIKSGRDNLHLEKCKVDISRLQLQNLLYEVSHLKKDIVRCEKFQSGDSKFVLLSDTEYFTKLPGLEDSKVKPESEHYKHLQRLECELRLRKDLDKQKSSLKNSKKELQQENLKQHNRYVSFVPALRTLKSATKPLHDALQLSLDVEWKLSAVVKYLPKPLYILFINLQCLQRVSDEPSFNVEVVGYESEAQMQELTNLKQNPKARRDYSERDIELSGKPEENPLNKELSPHPLHIRITLGSAGSIQLVLIIRYFEQIKCATAWPQLSISNNTNHQGDTNFVQHLLRHLFPNDLGNEIPIPGIQYDLQNKDLTPEECIQYLESKDFGKAYCWLQSICSIPTVNSSMLYKHELNLNKSMRETIARITRRWNSWLNLSQQIRGLTNKDIDLYALKENVYPAALSCSLVQWTAITLEEFLAQNSDVLKISPDDKGITYNSYRAVIVRGSAKMECFIRIPSNYPLEMPLWILSVHWNGRRTSQNNAAIKMMEYWTNSLQPQQLEENYCILYAQLFRTIYSFDIFLETEGSMQATIEYTKEKPYISAFAKRCRLRPYKYIKKGSVHAFKQ from the exons ATGGAGGCTATTTTAAATACGCAGTTTCAGGAGCTGGAAGATATCATCGGGGAAatattaaaagtaaaaaagaGC GGGCAGAACTCAGACACATTGCGAACTGCGGCGGCattgaaatttgttgcattaaAGCATGCAAATCGAGAAGTTAAACAGAAAATAAAGTCCGGACGGGATAACTTACACTTGGAAAAATGTAAAGTGGACATAAGTCGGTTGCAATTGCAAAATCTTCTGTACGAAGTGAGCCACTTGAAAAAGGACATCGTGCGTTGCGAGAAATTCCAGAGTGGTGACTCCAAGTTTGTCCTGCTCTCAGACACTGAGTATTTTACCAAGTTGCCGGGACTTGAAGATAGTAAAGTGAAACCAGAATCGGAGCACTACAAGCATTTGCAGCGCTTAGAGTGTGAACTGCGTTTAAGGAAAGACCTGGATAAACAGAAAAGCTCATTGAAGAACTCAAAAAAGGAGCTGCAACAAGAAAATCTTAAACAACATAATAGGTACGTTTCATTCGTGCCAGCTCTACGCACACTAAAGAGTGCTACGAAACCGCTGCATGATGCACTGCAGCTTTCTCTTGATGTTGAATGGAAGCTTAGTGCTGTGGTCAAATATCTGCCCAAGCCTCTTTATATATTATTCATCAACCTGCAATGCCTTCAACGTGTGAGCGATGAGCCATCATTCAATGTTGAAGTGGTAGGATATGAAAGTGAAGCTCAGATGCAGGAGTTGACAAACCTAAAGCAAAACCCAAAAGCAAGGCGCGACTACTCTGAAAGGGACATTGAATTGTCGGGAAAACCTGAGGAAAATCCTTTGAACAAAGAATTAAGTCCTCATCCTCTGCACATTCGCATCACG CTTGGCTCTGCTGGCTCGATTCAACTGGTGTTGATTATTCGCTATTTCGAACAAATTAAATGTGCGACAGCATGGCCCCAATTGAGCATTTCCAATAATACAAACCATCAAGG GGATACTAATTTCGTTCAGCATCTCCTTCGGCATTTGTTTCCAAACGATTTGGGTAATGAAATACCTATACCTGGCATTCAATACGAT TTACAGAATAAGGATCTGACACCAGAGGAATGCATACAATATCTGGAGTCTAAGGACTTTGGTAAAGCATACTGTTGGTTACAAAGTATATGCTCTATACCAACAGTCAACAGCTCGATGTTGTATAAGCATGAGCTGAACTTGAATAAAAGCATGCGGGAGACCATAGCTCGCATTACACGGCGCTGGAACTCTTGGTTAAATCTAAGTCAGCAAATACGTGGTCTGACTAACAAGGACATCGATTTGTACGCACTAAAAGAAAATGTCTATCCTGCGGCCTTGTCTTGCAGCCTGGTGCAGTGGACGGCGATCACTCTCGAGGAATTCCTAGCCCAAAATTCAGACGTACTAAAAATTTCTCCGGATGATAAGGGCATAACATACAATTCCTATCGTGCTGTGATTGTTCGTGGCTCTGCCAAAATGGAGTGTTTCATTCGAATACCGAGTAATTATCCATTGGAAATGCCACTCTGGATATTGAGTGTGCATTGGAACGGTCGCCGTACATCGCAGAATAATGCAGCTATCAAG ATGATGGAGTACTGGACCAATTCATTGCAACCCCAACAGCTGGAAGAAAATTATTGTATTCTGTACGCTCAGCTTTTCCGAACTATTTATAGTTTTGACATCTTTCTGGAGACAGAAGGCTCAATGCAGGCGACTATAGAATACACCAAGGAAAAGCCTTATATAAGTGCATTTGCAAAACGATGCCGATTGCGTccatataaatacataaaaaagGGTTCCGTACACGCATTCAAACAATAA